Part of the Anoplolepis gracilipes chromosome 13, ASM4749672v1, whole genome shotgun sequence genome, AGATAAATTACAATAGAATGGGCGCGGTATATGCAGCAGGTGCAACGGCGTGAGTGCCGTAAGCTGTCAAGGGGGCTGCGGCGTAGGCGAAGGGTGCCGCGGCGAAGGGTGCGGCGGCCAGGGGTGCTGCCGCGGCGAAGGGTGCGGCGGCCAGGGGTGCTGCCGCGGCGAAGGGTGCTGCGGCCAAGTGCGCCGTGGCCAGGGGTGCAGCCGCTGCAATCGGAGCGGCAGCGAGCGGAGCCGCGGCGAGAGCGTTGTAGTTCC contains:
- the LOC140672549 gene encoding uncharacterized protein; the protein is MFKLGILAVLLAAVCGAPAPAPAPGAVLAAVPAPIVTATSSQVIARNYNALAAAPLAAAPIAAAAPLATAHLAAAPFAAAAPLAAAPFAAAAPLAAAPFAAAPFAYAAAPLTAYGTHAVAPAAYTAPILL